A DNA window from Ornithinimicrobium humiphilum contains the following coding sequences:
- a CDS encoding YceD family protein, translating to MAAAELESPWVVDTRELVRRPGSMRELSRTVSAPERIGTDVIAIQADHTVEMELRLESVVEGVLVTGTVQAEASGLCVRCLDDVGETLEVFFQELFAYPERASHHSAVAASHKGGKDQQTDEEEQHVLDGDLMDLEEIVRDAVVTALPFQPVCQDDCPGLCSECGARLADDPDHHHDVIDPRWSALASLSVPTDDDEKKRN from the coding sequence ATGGCTGCTGCCGAGCTGGAGAGCCCCTGGGTGGTCGACACCCGGGAGCTGGTCCGGCGACCCGGCTCCATGCGTGAGCTCTCCCGCACCGTGTCGGCGCCCGAGCGCATCGGGACCGACGTCATCGCGATCCAGGCCGACCACACGGTCGAGATGGAGCTGCGGCTGGAGTCGGTCGTCGAGGGCGTGCTGGTGACGGGGACGGTGCAGGCCGAGGCGAGCGGGCTGTGCGTGCGGTGCCTGGACGACGTCGGGGAGACCCTCGAGGTCTTCTTCCAGGAGCTGTTCGCCTATCCCGAGCGGGCGTCCCACCACTCCGCGGTGGCGGCATCCCACAAGGGCGGCAAGGACCAGCAGACCGACGAGGAGGAGCAGCACGTGCTCGACGGCGACCTCATGGATCTCGAGGAGATCGTGAGGGACGCCGTGGTCACCGCGCTGCCCTTCCAGCCGGTGTGCCAGGACGACTGTCCGGGTCTGTGCTCCGAGTGCGGAGCACGCCTGGCTGACGACCCGGACCACCACCACGACGTGATCGACCCCAGGTGGTCGGCGCTCGCCTCGCTGAGCGTCCCGACCGACGACGACGAGAAGAAGAGGAACTGA
- the rnc gene encoding ribonuclease III, with the protein MRPANELNDYLEGVVGQRVDEALLLRALTHRSYSYENDGLPHNERLEFLGDAVLGIVVTDTLYREHPDLPEGKLAKLRAAVVNSRALAEVARVIDLGDFVLLGKGEETTGGRNKASILADTTEAVIGCVYLSAGLPAAGTFVHHLLDPLMRRSAALGAALDWKTSLQEMAADSALGSPTYEVESEGPDHDKTFTAVVVVDGRTLGTGVGRSKKGAEQQAAENAWRALSEAVGVTETDGSEATEDTSDAPASSV; encoded by the coding sequence ATGCGTCCTGCGAACGAGCTCAACGACTACCTGGAGGGGGTCGTCGGGCAGCGTGTCGACGAGGCGCTGCTGCTGCGTGCCCTGACCCACCGCTCCTACTCCTACGAGAACGACGGGCTGCCCCACAACGAGCGCCTGGAGTTCCTCGGGGATGCGGTCCTCGGGATCGTCGTCACCGACACGCTCTACCGTGAGCACCCCGACCTGCCGGAGGGCAAGCTCGCCAAGCTGCGGGCCGCCGTCGTCAACTCCAGAGCTCTCGCCGAGGTCGCCCGGGTCATCGACCTGGGCGACTTCGTGCTGCTCGGGAAGGGTGAGGAGACGACCGGCGGCCGCAACAAGGCGTCGATCCTGGCCGACACCACCGAGGCCGTCATCGGGTGCGTCTACCTGTCGGCCGGCCTGCCCGCCGCCGGCACCTTCGTGCACCACCTGCTCGACCCGCTCATGCGGCGCAGCGCGGCGCTCGGAGCCGCCCTCGACTGGAAGACCAGCCTCCAGGAGATGGCCGCCGACAGCGCGCTGGGCAGCCCGACCTACGAGGTCGAGTCGGAGGGTCCCGACCACGACAAGACCTTCACCGCCGTCGTCGTCGTCGACGGCCGGACCCTCGGCACCGGGGTGGGACGCTCCAAGAAGGGTGCCGAGCAGCAGGCCGCCGAGAACGCCTGGCGCGCGCTGAGCGAGGCGGTGGGGGTGACGGAGACCGACGGCTCCGAGGCCACCGAGGACACCTCGGACGCACCGGCCTCGAGCGTCTGA
- the rsmD gene encoding 16S rRNA (guanine(966)-N(2))-methyltransferase RsmD, which yields MTRIIAGRAGGRSIATPRGASTRPTTDRVREAVFSRLEALIDLDDTRVLDLYAGSGALGLEAVSRGAAHLLAVEKHRPTAALVQRNAADLGFTSSVEVRNASVARVLEGGPGEGGGYHVVFLDPPYPLPEAELGTVLELLVSQGWLDPEAVVVVERSARSPEPAWPEGMEHLGTRSYGETAVHVAEPARHTED from the coding sequence GTGACCCGCATCATCGCCGGCCGCGCCGGGGGCAGGAGCATCGCCACCCCGCGCGGCGCCAGCACCCGGCCCACGACCGACCGGGTCCGCGAGGCCGTCTTCTCCCGCCTCGAGGCCCTCATCGACCTCGACGACACGCGGGTGCTCGACCTCTACGCCGGGTCGGGGGCGCTCGGGCTCGAGGCGGTCTCCCGCGGGGCGGCCCACCTCCTGGCGGTGGAGAAGCACCGGCCCACGGCCGCGCTCGTGCAGCGCAACGCGGCCGACCTCGGCTTCACCTCCTCCGTCGAGGTGCGCAACGCCTCCGTCGCGAGGGTGCTGGAGGGCGGCCCCGGCGAGGGCGGCGGCTACCACGTCGTCTTCCTCGACCCGCCCTACCCGTTGCCCGAGGCCGAGCTCGGCACCGTCCTCGAGCTGCTCGTCTCCCAGGGCTGGCTCGACCCCGAGGCGGTCGTCGTCGTCGAGCGCAGCGCGCGCTCGCCGGAGCCCGCCTGGCCGGAGGGGATGGAGCATCTCGGCACCCGGTCCTACGGCGAGACGGCCGTGCACGTGGCCGAGCCGGCACGGCATACCGAGGACTGA
- a CDS encoding hemerythrin domain-containing protein yields the protein MTDYVIPRPVSGDVVDLILEDHRLFESLMREMRDSTADRAAARQAFADVLVAHGEAEESHVYPRLVKKTEGVGEHEAHHGEEEHAEINEALLALMECKGTDTQKFDDAVEEMNEVLQHHITEEELTILNPAREEVPEEERAALGEAFLKARSEHLDAGAGSIENVRRIVQEAHEEGLLPADDEEE from the coding sequence ATGACCGACTACGTGATCCCCCGGCCCGTCTCCGGCGACGTCGTGGACCTCATCCTCGAGGACCACCGCCTCTTCGAGTCCCTCATGCGCGAGATGCGCGACAGCACCGCCGACCGCGCGGCCGCGCGCCAGGCCTTCGCCGACGTCCTCGTGGCGCACGGGGAGGCCGAGGAGAGCCACGTCTACCCCCGGCTGGTGAAGAAGACCGAGGGCGTGGGGGAGCACGAGGCCCACCACGGCGAGGAGGAGCACGCCGAGATCAACGAGGCCCTCCTGGCCCTGATGGAGTGCAAGGGCACCGACACCCAGAAGTTCGACGACGCCGTCGAGGAGATGAACGAGGTCCTCCAGCACCACATCACCGAGGAGGAGCTGACGATCCTCAACCCGGCGCGCGAGGAGGTGCCCGAGGAGGAGCGGGCGGCGCTCGGCGAGGCCTTCCTCAAGGCCCGCAGCGAGCACCTCGACGCCGGTGCGGGCTCGATCGAGAACGTCCGTCGGATCGTGCAGGAGGCTCACGAGGAGGGCCTCCTGCCGGCCGACGACGAGGAGGAGTAG
- the mutM gene encoding bifunctional DNA-formamidopyrimidine glycosylase/DNA-(apurinic or apyrimidinic site) lyase — MPELPEVEVVRRGLQDHVLGRTISRAVLTGARVARRHAAGPADLAARVAGSRVVDVDRRGKYLWLVLDPPADDPHALVVHLGMSGQLLVEDAAAPREKHLHAAFDFADDGPQLRFVDQRTFGGLALTGLLPDRRGDAGHPHGIPEPVLHIAPDPLEPAFDRAATVKRVRGKDSEIKRVLLDQTVVSGVGNIYADEALWRAQVHGRRTASALTGPTVGRVLDHAAEVMREALAQGGTSFDELYVNVNGASGYFDRSLAAYGQTGRPCPRCGTLIAREQFVNRSSHFCPRCQPRPRPRRTLPR; from the coding sequence GTGCCCGAGCTTCCCGAGGTCGAGGTCGTCCGCCGGGGCCTGCAGGACCACGTCCTGGGCCGGACGATCAGCCGGGCCGTGCTCACCGGGGCGCGCGTCGCGCGTCGGCACGCGGCCGGCCCGGCCGACCTCGCCGCCCGCGTGGCGGGCAGCCGGGTCGTCGACGTCGACCGCCGCGGCAAGTACCTCTGGTTGGTCCTGGACCCACCGGCCGACGACCCGCACGCCCTCGTCGTCCACCTCGGCATGAGCGGCCAGCTGCTCGTCGAGGACGCCGCGGCGCCGCGGGAGAAGCACCTGCACGCCGCCTTCGACTTCGCCGACGACGGCCCGCAGCTGCGCTTCGTCGACCAGCGCACCTTCGGCGGCCTCGCCCTCACCGGGCTCCTCCCGGACCGGCGCGGCGACGCCGGCCACCCGCACGGCATACCGGAGCCGGTGCTGCACATCGCCCCCGACCCGCTCGAGCCCGCCTTCGACCGGGCAGCGACGGTGAAGCGGGTGCGCGGCAAGGACAGCGAGATCAAGCGGGTGCTGCTGGACCAGACGGTGGTCAGCGGCGTCGGCAACATCTACGCCGACGAGGCGCTGTGGCGCGCGCAGGTCCACGGCCGCCGCACCGCGTCGGCGCTCACCGGACCGACGGTCGGCCGGGTCCTCGACCACGCCGCGGAGGTGATGCGCGAGGCGCTCGCGCAGGGCGGCACGAGCTTCGACGAGCTCTACGTCAACGTCAACGGCGCCAGCGGCTACTTCGACCGCTCGCTCGCGGCCTACGGCCAGACCGGCCGCCCCTGCCCGCGCTGCGGCACCCTCATCGCGCGCGAGCAGTTCGTCAACCGCTCCTCGCACTTCTGCCCGCGCTGCCAGCCGCGACCGCGGCCGCGGCGCACCCTGCCGCGCTAG
- the coaD gene encoding pantetheine-phosphate adenylyltransferase: protein MTRPTRRCVCPGSFDPVTNGHLDVIARATALFDEVVVAILHNPAKRGTFPVERRMELVREALPSDLADRVRVEAFADRLLVDVCRDLDAGAIVKGLRGGTDFAYELPMARMNRHLTGVETVFLPGDPGLEHVSSSLVKEVHRYGGDISGLVPDGVLAALRAL from the coding sequence ATGACGCGTCCCACCCGCCGCTGCGTGTGCCCCGGCTCCTTCGACCCGGTCACCAACGGCCACCTCGACGTCATCGCCCGCGCGACCGCGCTCTTCGACGAGGTCGTCGTCGCGATCCTCCACAACCCGGCCAAGCGGGGGACCTTCCCCGTGGAGCGCCGGATGGAGCTGGTCCGCGAGGCGCTGCCGTCGGACCTCGCGGACCGGGTGCGCGTGGAGGCCTTCGCCGACCGGCTGCTCGTCGACGTCTGCCGCGACCTCGACGCCGGCGCCATCGTCAAGGGGCTGCGGGGCGGCACGGACTTCGCCTACGAGCTGCCGATGGCGCGCATGAACCGCCACCTCACCGGCGTCGAGACGGTCTTCCTGCCCGGCGACCCGGGGCTCGAGCACGTGTCCAGCTCCCTGGTCAAGGAGGTGCACCGCTACGGCGGCGACATCTCGGGCCTGGTGCCCGACGGGGTGCTGGCGGCGCTGCGCGCGCTCTGA
- a CDS encoding class I SAM-dependent methyltransferase: MPDAIFDHPRVAAVLDALDPDRSDLDTYVDLARRLGAADVLDVGCGTGILACRLAALGVRVTGVDPAAASVAVGRGKPHADPVTWIVGTAPDLLALPDQEGRYDLATMTANVAQVFLEDDEWLATLRAVRTCLRSGGTLAFESRVPADRAWERWTEQLTRQVVDVEGEGPVEDWVDVVSVEGDLVTFASPTIFHADGERIDSVSTLRFRPEEELRRSVLAAGFAEVSVQDLPSAPGKGGLVLARA, encoded by the coding sequence ATGCCGGACGCGATCTTCGACCACCCCCGGGTCGCCGCCGTCCTCGACGCGCTCGACCCCGACCGCAGCGACCTGGACACCTACGTGGACCTGGCCCGACGGCTGGGAGCGGCCGACGTGCTGGACGTGGGCTGCGGCACGGGGATCCTCGCCTGCCGGCTCGCCGCCCTCGGGGTGCGGGTCACCGGCGTCGACCCCGCCGCGGCGTCGGTCGCCGTGGGCCGAGGCAAGCCGCACGCCGACCCGGTGACCTGGATCGTCGGGACCGCGCCGGACCTCCTCGCCCTCCCGGACCAGGAGGGGCGCTACGACCTGGCGACCATGACCGCCAACGTGGCGCAGGTGTTCCTGGAGGACGACGAGTGGCTGGCGACGCTCCGCGCGGTCCGGACCTGCCTGCGGTCCGGCGGGACGCTGGCGTTCGAGTCGCGCGTGCCCGCCGACCGCGCCTGGGAGCGCTGGACCGAGCAGCTCACCCGGCAGGTCGTGGACGTCGAGGGGGAGGGACCGGTCGAGGACTGGGTCGACGTCGTCTCCGTCGAGGGAGACCTCGTGACGTTCGCGTCGCCGACGATCTTCCACGCCGACGGGGAGCGGATCGACTCGGTGTCCACGCTGCGCTTCCGCCCGGAGGAGGAGCTGCGGCGGTCGGTGCTCGCCGCCGGCTTCGCCGAGGTGTCCGTCCAGGACCTGCCCTCCGCGCCGGGGAAGGGCGGGCTCGTCCTCGCCCGGGCCTGA
- the rpmF gene encoding 50S ribosomal protein L32, giving the protein MAVPKRKMSRSNTRSRRANWKAAPIALSTCPQCGSVRTPHQACTSCGTYAGRHYAAAERTEHQD; this is encoded by the coding sequence GTGGCCGTCCCCAAGCGGAAGATGTCGCGCTCCAACACCCGCAGCCGCCGGGCCAACTGGAAGGCCGCGCCCATCGCGCTGTCGACCTGCCCGCAGTGCGGCTCCGTGCGCACCCCGCACCAGGCCTGCACCTCCTGCGGCACCTACGCCGGCCGGCACTACGCCGCTGCCGAGCGCACCGAGCACCAGGACTGA